CTAGCATCCTACCACAAACACTCAAAGCCGTTCAAATatccaaatattatatatttttctcactttcttgAATCTCTCAATACCTGTAGTGAGCAGGCTTGTAAGGTCCCTCAATGGGCACGCTAATGTAATCAGCCTGGTCCTTGCTGAGTTTGGTGAGCTTGGCCCCAAGCTTGCCAAGGTGAAGCGCAGCAACCTTCTCATCAAGGTGCTTAGGCAACACATATACCTTCTTCTCGTATTTTCCACTTGTCTTCTCCTTCCACAACTCCAGCTGGGCAATCACCTGGTTTGTGAAGGAACAGGACATCACAAAACTAGGGTGCCCTGTGGCACAACCCAAGTTCATGAGCCGACCCTCGGCCAAAACAATGATGCCTGAGTTGGTCTCGGGGAATACCCACCTGTCTGTTTGAGGCTTGATGGTGATGCGCTTCACGCCCGGGTAGTTCTCAAGCCCAAGCATGTCAATCTCATTGTCAAAGTGGCCAATGTTACAGACAATGGCAttgttcttcatcttcttcatgtcACTCACCATGATGATGTCCTTGTTACCAGTGGTGGTAACGAAGATGTCAGCCTCTGAAACAACATCCTCAAGGGTCAGGACAGGGATGCCTTCCATGAGGGCCTGGAGAGCACAAATTGGATCAATCTCGGTCACAATCACACGGGCACCAGCTTGCTTCAAGGCAGAAGCACAGCCCTTTCCAACATCACCATATCCACAGACCACAGCAACCTTGCCAGCAATCATAACATCAGTAGCTCTCATCAAGCCATCAGGGAGGGAGTGGCGGCAACCGTACAAGTTATCGAACTGTATAAACCAAGATCACAGCCACTATTAGATCAAACAAGAGAAAGGAATCTGACAGTTAAAAAGTATccaatttgaaaagaaaaactcgACTTTGATTTGGTAGGTACAAACAAAGATCTGTTTGTTAGTTGAGAAGTTGTTGAAAAATGAACAGTGAATCCGTCCAACAAGTATTTTGCAATCTTAGAAAATCGACAAAGGCTCGATTCCGACAAAGACATGAAGCAAAGCAAAGAAAGCATTGGATCTTAGATTCGAAATCCTACGAAACAATATTCAAATGATACACTAGAATAAGCACATGATTTTATTGTCACTTTTCTTGCAGAGAACAAAAGAATAACAAAGCAAA
This window of the Juglans regia cultivar Chandler chromosome 12, Walnut 2.0, whole genome shotgun sequence genome carries:
- the LOC109011698 gene encoding adenosylhomocysteinase, whose amino-acid sequence is MALVVEKTTAGREYKVKDMSQADFGRLEIELAEIEMPGLMSCRSEFGPSQPFKGARITGSLHMTIQTAVLIETLTALGAEVRWCSCNIFSTQDHAAAAIARDSAAVFAWKGETLQEYWWCTERALDWGPGGGPDLIVDDGGDATLLIHEGVKAEEIYEKDGTLPDPASTDNAEFQIVLTIIRDGLKTDPKRYHKMKDRLVGVSEETTTGVKRLYQMQLNGTLLFPAINVNDSVTKSKFDNLYGCRHSLPDGLMRATDVMIAGKVAVVCGYGDVGKGCASALKQAGARVIVTEIDPICALQALMEGIPVLTLEDVVSEADIFVTTTGNKDIIMVSDMKKMKNNAIVCNIGHFDNEIDMLGLENYPGVKRITIKPQTDRWVFPETNSGIIVLAEGRLMNLGCATGHPSFVMSCSFTNQVIAQLELWKEKTSGKYEKKVYVLPKHLDEKVAALHLGKLGAKLTKLSKDQADYISVPIEGPYKPAHYRY